The Phocoena sinus isolate mPhoSin1 chromosome 17, mPhoSin1.pri, whole genome shotgun sequence genome contains a region encoding:
- the GSDMD gene encoding gasdermin-D isoform X1, with translation MASAFARVVRSVVQELDHGGELTPVDSLQSSTSFQPYCLLGRKPSSSRFWKHRYTRVNLSLRDILEPDAPEPAVECGNTFHFHDAMDGQLQGSVELAAPGQGKLAGRTAVSGSSSASMIVCTLRVAPNTWEAMHRERRLRRPEHQVLQQLRNRGDDVFVVTEVLQTQQEVEVTRTQKQEGSGQFALPGAMCLQGRGEGHLSQNKMVTIPAGSILAFRVAQLVIGSDWDILFFPDKKQTTFRPQQEGYRPSYIAGGQLQRSSRLASTKFLPICFKFLSDGPVEDRLATTEDFQGLQAEVEAWAVGLEGLSREPCGQLLGALGQVLRDEAALQALDESLEHGLRGGLLEPRDGPVGAVLECLVSSSRRLEKRLAGPVFYLLQALAVLSATQHVLLAEALEMGALSGAFKLVESLLERSTPWQERRAVSLPHELLGSSWGSEAPTWVLLEECGLEPQVGAPQVCWKPEAQGCANALYACLALLFRLSRLC, from the exons ATGGCATCGGCCTTTGCGAGGGTGGTCAGGAGTGTGGTCCAGGAGCTGGACCACGGTGGGGAGCTCACCCCTGTGGACAGCCTGCAGAGCTCCACCAGCTTCCAGCCCTACTGCCTTTTGGGCAGGAAGCCCTCGAGTTCACGGTTCTGGAAACACCGCTACACACGTGTCAACCTGTCCCTCAGGGACATCCTGGAGCCCGACGCCCCAGAGCCAG CTGTGGAGTGTGGCAACACCTTCCATTTCCACGATGCTATGGATGGGCAGCTGCAGGGCAGCGTGGAGCTGGCGGCCCCAGGACAGGGGAAGCTGGCAGGCAGGACCGCGGTGTCCGGCAGCTCCAGCGCCTCGATGATTGTGTGCACGCTGCGAGTGGCGCCCAACACCTGGGAAGCCATGCACCGAGAGAG GCGCTTGCGGCGGCCTGAGCACCAAGTCCTGCAGCAGCTGCGGAATCGTGGGGATGACGTGTTCGTCGTGACCGAGGTGCTGCAGACACAGCAGGAGGTGGAAGTCACCCGGACCCAAAAGCAGGAGGGCTCCGGCCAGTTTGCACTTCCGGGAGCCATGTGCTTGCAG GGCAGAGGCGAGGGCCACCTGAGCCAGAACAAGATGGTCACCATCCCCGCGGGCAGCATCCTCGCATTTCGGGTGGCCCAGCTGGTTATTGGCTCTGACTGGG ACATCCTCTTCTTCCCGGATAAGAAGCAGACGACCTTCAGGCCACAGCAGGAAG GCTACAGGCCCTCCTACATTGCAGGTGGCCAGCTGCAGCGGTCCTCCCGCCTCGCCTCCACAAAATTCCTCCCTATCTGCTTCAAGTTCCTGTCGG ATGGGCCCGTGGAGGACCGGTTGGCGACCACCGAAGACTTCCAGGGCCTGCAGGCAGAAGTGGAGGCTTGGGCCGTGGGCCTGGAGGGCTTGTCCAGGGAGCCTTGTGGGCAGCTGCTGGGGGCCCTCGGGCAGGTGCTGCGGGACGAGGCGGCCCTGCAAGCCCTGGATGAGTCG CTGGAGCACGGCCTGCGTGGCGGGCTTTTGGAGCCTCGGGATGGACCGGTGGGTGCTGTCCTCGAGTGCCTGGTGTCCTCCTCCAGAAGGCTGGAAAAGAGACTTGCTGGCCCCGTCTTCTACCTGCTGCAAGCTCTAGCTG TGCTGAGTGCAACCCAGCACGTGCTGCTGGCTGAGGCGCTGGAGATGGGGGCCCTGTCGGGGGCGTTCAAACTG GTGGAGAGCCTTTTGGAGCGGAGCACCCCATGGCAGGAGCGCAGGGCCGTGTCCCTGCCGCACGAGCTCCTGGGGAGCAGCTGGGGCTCAGAGGCACCCACCTGGGTCCTGCTGGAGGAGTGTGGCCTTGAGCCACAGGTGGGCGCCCCCCAGGTGTGCTGGAAACCGGAGGCCCAGGGCTGTGCGAACGCGCTTTACGCCTGCCTCGCACTGCTATTCAGGCTGAGCCGGCTCTGCTAG
- the GSDMD gene encoding gasdermin-D isoform X2 → MASAFARVVRSVVQELDHGGELTPVDSLQSSTSFQPYCLLGRKPSSSRFWKHRYTRVNLSLRDILEPDAPEPAVECGNTFHFHDAMDGQLQGSVELAAPGQGKLAGRTAVSGSSSASMIVCTLRVAPNTWEAMHRERRLRRPEHQVLQQLRNRGDDVFVVTEVLQTQQEVEVTRTQKQEGSGQFALPGAMCLQGRGEGHLSQNKMVTIPAGSILAFRVAQLVIGSDWDILFFPDKKQTTFRPQQEGGQLQRSSRLASTKFLPICFKFLSDGPVEDRLATTEDFQGLQAEVEAWAVGLEGLSREPCGQLLGALGQVLRDEAALQALDESLEHGLRGGLLEPRDGPVGAVLECLVSSSRRLEKRLAGPVFYLLQALAVLSATQHVLLAEALEMGALSGAFKLVESLLERSTPWQERRAVSLPHELLGSSWGSEAPTWVLLEECGLEPQVGAPQVCWKPEAQGCANALYACLALLFRLSRLC, encoded by the exons ATGGCATCGGCCTTTGCGAGGGTGGTCAGGAGTGTGGTCCAGGAGCTGGACCACGGTGGGGAGCTCACCCCTGTGGACAGCCTGCAGAGCTCCACCAGCTTCCAGCCCTACTGCCTTTTGGGCAGGAAGCCCTCGAGTTCACGGTTCTGGAAACACCGCTACACACGTGTCAACCTGTCCCTCAGGGACATCCTGGAGCCCGACGCCCCAGAGCCAG CTGTGGAGTGTGGCAACACCTTCCATTTCCACGATGCTATGGATGGGCAGCTGCAGGGCAGCGTGGAGCTGGCGGCCCCAGGACAGGGGAAGCTGGCAGGCAGGACCGCGGTGTCCGGCAGCTCCAGCGCCTCGATGATTGTGTGCACGCTGCGAGTGGCGCCCAACACCTGGGAAGCCATGCACCGAGAGAG GCGCTTGCGGCGGCCTGAGCACCAAGTCCTGCAGCAGCTGCGGAATCGTGGGGATGACGTGTTCGTCGTGACCGAGGTGCTGCAGACACAGCAGGAGGTGGAAGTCACCCGGACCCAAAAGCAGGAGGGCTCCGGCCAGTTTGCACTTCCGGGAGCCATGTGCTTGCAG GGCAGAGGCGAGGGCCACCTGAGCCAGAACAAGATGGTCACCATCCCCGCGGGCAGCATCCTCGCATTTCGGGTGGCCCAGCTGGTTATTGGCTCTGACTGGG ACATCCTCTTCTTCCCGGATAAGAAGCAGACGACCTTCAGGCCACAGCAGGAAG GTGGCCAGCTGCAGCGGTCCTCCCGCCTCGCCTCCACAAAATTCCTCCCTATCTGCTTCAAGTTCCTGTCGG ATGGGCCCGTGGAGGACCGGTTGGCGACCACCGAAGACTTCCAGGGCCTGCAGGCAGAAGTGGAGGCTTGGGCCGTGGGCCTGGAGGGCTTGTCCAGGGAGCCTTGTGGGCAGCTGCTGGGGGCCCTCGGGCAGGTGCTGCGGGACGAGGCGGCCCTGCAAGCCCTGGATGAGTCG CTGGAGCACGGCCTGCGTGGCGGGCTTTTGGAGCCTCGGGATGGACCGGTGGGTGCTGTCCTCGAGTGCCTGGTGTCCTCCTCCAGAAGGCTGGAAAAGAGACTTGCTGGCCCCGTCTTCTACCTGCTGCAAGCTCTAGCTG TGCTGAGTGCAACCCAGCACGTGCTGCTGGCTGAGGCGCTGGAGATGGGGGCCCTGTCGGGGGCGTTCAAACTG GTGGAGAGCCTTTTGGAGCGGAGCACCCCATGGCAGGAGCGCAGGGCCGTGTCCCTGCCGCACGAGCTCCTGGGGAGCAGCTGGGGCTCAGAGGCACCCACCTGGGTCCTGCTGGAGGAGTGTGGCCTTGAGCCACAGGTGGGCGCCCCCCAGGTGTGCTGGAAACCGGAGGCCCAGGGCTGTGCGAACGCGCTTTACGCCTGCCTCGCACTGCTATTCAGGCTGAGCCGGCTCTGCTAG
- the GSDMD gene encoding gasdermin-D isoform X3 has product MDGQLQGSVELAAPGQGKLAGRTAVSGSSSASMIVCTLRVAPNTWEAMHRERRLRRPEHQVLQQLRNRGDDVFVVTEVLQTQQEVEVTRTQKQEGSGQFALPGAMCLQGRGEGHLSQNKMVTIPAGSILAFRVAQLVIGSDWDILFFPDKKQTTFRPQQEGYRPSYIAGGQLQRSSRLASTKFLPICFKFLSDGPVEDRLATTEDFQGLQAEVEAWAVGLEGLSREPCGQLLGALGQVLRDEAALQALDESLEHGLRGGLLEPRDGPVGAVLECLVSSSRRLEKRLAGPVFYLLQALAVLSATQHVLLAEALEMGALSGAFKLVESLLERSTPWQERRAVSLPHELLGSSWGSEAPTWVLLEECGLEPQVGAPQVCWKPEAQGCANALYACLALLFRLSRLC; this is encoded by the exons ATGGATGGGCAGCTGCAGGGCAGCGTGGAGCTGGCGGCCCCAGGACAGGGGAAGCTGGCAGGCAGGACCGCGGTGTCCGGCAGCTCCAGCGCCTCGATGATTGTGTGCACGCTGCGAGTGGCGCCCAACACCTGGGAAGCCATGCACCGAGAGAG GCGCTTGCGGCGGCCTGAGCACCAAGTCCTGCAGCAGCTGCGGAATCGTGGGGATGACGTGTTCGTCGTGACCGAGGTGCTGCAGACACAGCAGGAGGTGGAAGTCACCCGGACCCAAAAGCAGGAGGGCTCCGGCCAGTTTGCACTTCCGGGAGCCATGTGCTTGCAG GGCAGAGGCGAGGGCCACCTGAGCCAGAACAAGATGGTCACCATCCCCGCGGGCAGCATCCTCGCATTTCGGGTGGCCCAGCTGGTTATTGGCTCTGACTGGG ACATCCTCTTCTTCCCGGATAAGAAGCAGACGACCTTCAGGCCACAGCAGGAAG GCTACAGGCCCTCCTACATTGCAGGTGGCCAGCTGCAGCGGTCCTCCCGCCTCGCCTCCACAAAATTCCTCCCTATCTGCTTCAAGTTCCTGTCGG ATGGGCCCGTGGAGGACCGGTTGGCGACCACCGAAGACTTCCAGGGCCTGCAGGCAGAAGTGGAGGCTTGGGCCGTGGGCCTGGAGGGCTTGTCCAGGGAGCCTTGTGGGCAGCTGCTGGGGGCCCTCGGGCAGGTGCTGCGGGACGAGGCGGCCCTGCAAGCCCTGGATGAGTCG CTGGAGCACGGCCTGCGTGGCGGGCTTTTGGAGCCTCGGGATGGACCGGTGGGTGCTGTCCTCGAGTGCCTGGTGTCCTCCTCCAGAAGGCTGGAAAAGAGACTTGCTGGCCCCGTCTTCTACCTGCTGCAAGCTCTAGCTG TGCTGAGTGCAACCCAGCACGTGCTGCTGGCTGAGGCGCTGGAGATGGGGGCCCTGTCGGGGGCGTTCAAACTG GTGGAGAGCCTTTTGGAGCGGAGCACCCCATGGCAGGAGCGCAGGGCCGTGTCCCTGCCGCACGAGCTCCTGGGGAGCAGCTGGGGCTCAGAGGCACCCACCTGGGTCCTGCTGGAGGAGTGTGGCCTTGAGCCACAGGTGGGCGCCCCCCAGGTGTGCTGGAAACCGGAGGCCCAGGGCTGTGCGAACGCGCTTTACGCCTGCCTCGCACTGCTATTCAGGCTGAGCCGGCTCTGCTAG
- the GSDMD gene encoding gasdermin-D isoform X4, translating into MDGQLQGSVELAAPGQGKLAGRTAVSGSSSASMIVCTLRVAPNTWEAMHRERRLRRPEHQVLQQLRNRGDDVFVVTEVLQTQQEVEVTRTQKQEGSGQFALPGAMCLQGRGEGHLSQNKMVTIPAGSILAFRVAQLVIGSDWDILFFPDKKQTTFRPQQEGGQLQRSSRLASTKFLPICFKFLSDGPVEDRLATTEDFQGLQAEVEAWAVGLEGLSREPCGQLLGALGQVLRDEAALQALDESLEHGLRGGLLEPRDGPVGAVLECLVSSSRRLEKRLAGPVFYLLQALAVLSATQHVLLAEALEMGALSGAFKLVESLLERSTPWQERRAVSLPHELLGSSWGSEAPTWVLLEECGLEPQVGAPQVCWKPEAQGCANALYACLALLFRLSRLC; encoded by the exons ATGGATGGGCAGCTGCAGGGCAGCGTGGAGCTGGCGGCCCCAGGACAGGGGAAGCTGGCAGGCAGGACCGCGGTGTCCGGCAGCTCCAGCGCCTCGATGATTGTGTGCACGCTGCGAGTGGCGCCCAACACCTGGGAAGCCATGCACCGAGAGAG GCGCTTGCGGCGGCCTGAGCACCAAGTCCTGCAGCAGCTGCGGAATCGTGGGGATGACGTGTTCGTCGTGACCGAGGTGCTGCAGACACAGCAGGAGGTGGAAGTCACCCGGACCCAAAAGCAGGAGGGCTCCGGCCAGTTTGCACTTCCGGGAGCCATGTGCTTGCAG GGCAGAGGCGAGGGCCACCTGAGCCAGAACAAGATGGTCACCATCCCCGCGGGCAGCATCCTCGCATTTCGGGTGGCCCAGCTGGTTATTGGCTCTGACTGGG ACATCCTCTTCTTCCCGGATAAGAAGCAGACGACCTTCAGGCCACAGCAGGAAG GTGGCCAGCTGCAGCGGTCCTCCCGCCTCGCCTCCACAAAATTCCTCCCTATCTGCTTCAAGTTCCTGTCGG ATGGGCCCGTGGAGGACCGGTTGGCGACCACCGAAGACTTCCAGGGCCTGCAGGCAGAAGTGGAGGCTTGGGCCGTGGGCCTGGAGGGCTTGTCCAGGGAGCCTTGTGGGCAGCTGCTGGGGGCCCTCGGGCAGGTGCTGCGGGACGAGGCGGCCCTGCAAGCCCTGGATGAGTCG CTGGAGCACGGCCTGCGTGGCGGGCTTTTGGAGCCTCGGGATGGACCGGTGGGTGCTGTCCTCGAGTGCCTGGTGTCCTCCTCCAGAAGGCTGGAAAAGAGACTTGCTGGCCCCGTCTTCTACCTGCTGCAAGCTCTAGCTG TGCTGAGTGCAACCCAGCACGTGCTGCTGGCTGAGGCGCTGGAGATGGGGGCCCTGTCGGGGGCGTTCAAACTG GTGGAGAGCCTTTTGGAGCGGAGCACCCCATGGCAGGAGCGCAGGGCCGTGTCCCTGCCGCACGAGCTCCTGGGGAGCAGCTGGGGCTCAGAGGCACCCACCTGGGTCCTGCTGGAGGAGTGTGGCCTTGAGCCACAGGTGGGCGCCCCCCAGGTGTGCTGGAAACCGGAGGCCCAGGGCTGTGCGAACGCGCTTTACGCCTGCCTCGCACTGCTATTCAGGCTGAGCCGGCTCTGCTAG
- the MROH6 gene encoding LOW QUALITY PROTEIN: maestro heat-like repeat-containing protein family member 6 (The sequence of the model RefSeq protein was modified relative to this genomic sequence to represent the inferred CDS: inserted 2 bases in 1 codon) yields the protein MPAEWWSRAWSRLEAGEDWWEPTPTWRVSCCWPVPWWRTPTTSCEACSRTCCPSCAARKTHSASRLWPSSPEWRHVSTLLPALLGALGEGDARLVGAALGTLRRVLIWPWARSWDRSSHRFWKTSRPQTAALRTPSPRWLRPHRALLCRPGTRSAPRRSGSSGRWCGAAGAGSGWGSAAPCGSRCCRLVPLLLRLYDPSRDTNESSEWTLTLCDQALRWGLLEEMVTVAHCNSPEALSRICHRLVQWYPSHVPLFLSQTQGYLRSPQDSLLWAAIVLMGFLVRHSSPSRINQDLLDNLFQDLGQRQSDPEPTVVAAAQASTQQVVLLAQAPRXHPARPPPVYRDSPFQHHRSPAGPWGCLGPG from the exons ATGCCTGCTGAATGGTGGTCACGTGCATGGAGcaggctggaggctggagaaGACTGGTGGGAGCCCACACCCACCTGGAGGGTGTCCTGCTGCTGGCCAG TGCCATGGTGGCGCACGCCGACCACCAGCTGCGAGGCCTGTTCGCGGACTTGCTGCCCCAGCTGCGCAGCGCGGAAGACGCACAGCGCCTCACGGCTATGGCCTTCTTCACCGGA GTGGCGTCACGTGAGCACGCTGCTGCCCGCGCTCCTGGGCGCCCTGGGCGAGGGTGACGCGCGGCTCGTCGGCGCCGCACTGGGGACGCTGCGGAGGGTCCTGATATGGCCGTGGGCGCGGAGCTGGGACCGCTCCTCCCACCGCTTCTGGAAGAC ATCGCGCCCCCAGACGGCAGCCCTCCGGACACCCTCTCCCCGCTGGCTCCGCCCTCACCGCGCCCTGCTATGCAGGCCCGGGACTCGGTCCGCGCCTCGGCGGTCGGGCTCCTCGGGACGCTGGTGCGGCGCGGCCGGGGCGGGCTCCGGGTGGGGCTCCGCGGCCCCCTGCGGAAGCAGGTGCTGCAGGCTCGTGCCGCTGCTGTTGCGACTGTATGACCCCAGCCGGGACACCAACGAG AGCTCAGAGTGGACCCTGACCCTCTGTGACCAGGCCCTGCGCTGGGGCCTACTGGAGGAGATGGTCACCGTGGCCCACTGCAACAGCCCTGAGGCCCTAAGCCGCATCTGCCACCGCCTG GTTCAGTGGTACCCAAGTCACGTGCCCCTCTTCCTGAGCCAGACCCAGGGCTACCTGCGGAGCCCACAGGACTCCCTGCTCTGGGCAGCTATTGTGCTCATGG GCTTCCTGGTCCGTCACTCAAGCCCGAGCCGCATCAACCAGGACCTGCTAGACAATCTGTTCCAGG ACCTGGGGCAGCGGCAGAGTGACCCTGAGCCCACTGTGGTGGCAGCGGCACAAGCGTCCACCCAGCAGGTGGTGCTGCTGGCTCAGGCGCCACG CCACCCTGCCCGGCCCCCACCAGTCTACAGAGACAGCCCGTTCCAGCACCACCGGAGCCCTGCTGGCCCCTGGGGCTGCTTAGGACCAGGCTGA
- the LOC116742265 gene encoding maestro heat-like repeat-containing protein family member 6 — protein sequence MAGQVLVAASPTWRLPSSARRALARTPRAPGAAAELWRGLSQSPRENGQVLVQLPWVLKGSARFQLEALAATRALGEMLAVSGCVGATRGFYPHLLLVLVTQLRELAWDPCPTDIPKVWAPSHQGLPYSHAR from the exons ATGGCGGGGCAGG TCCTAGTGGCCGCCTCCCCGACCTGGAGACTCCCCTCATCGGCGCGCCGGGCTCTGGCTCGCACGCCCCGTGCCCCCGGGGCGGCAGCCGAGCTCTGGCGTGGCCTGAGCCAGAGCCCGCGCGAGAACGGGCAGGTGCTGGTGCAGCTGCCCTGGGTGCTAAAGGGCTCGGCCAGGTTCCAGCTGGAGGCACTGGCG GCCACTCGCGCCCTTGGGGAGATGCTGGCTGTGTCCGGCTGCGTGGGTGCCACACGGGGCTTCTACCCGCATCTTCTCCTTGTGCTGGTCACACAGCTACGTGAGCTGGCCTGGGACCCATGCCCCACTGACATCCCCAAGGTTTGGGCCCCATCCCACCAAGGGCTACCGTACAGCCACGCCAGGTGA